The nucleotide sequence TCCGACCAGCCCGGCCTGCGTCTACGGCGAGAGCAAGGCGCAGGCCGAGGACCGGGTGCTGTCGATCGATCCGCAGGCGCTGATCGTGCGCACCAGCGCCTTCTTCGGACCGTGGGACGCCCACAACTTCCTCCATCACACGGTCGCCCAGCTCAGCCGCGGCGACGAGGTGCATGCCAGCGACCAGGCAGTCGTCTCGCCGACCTATGTACCCGACCTTGTCCATGCCTCGCTCGACCTCCTGCTCGATGGCGAGCAGGGCATCTGGCATCTCGCCAACGAGGGCAGCATCAGCTGGCACGGCCTCGCGCGGGAAATTGCAGGACGGACCGGCCTCAGCCCGAGGAAGATCCGCGATAGCGGCGGCGACAAGGCGGACAACACGCTCGGGACCAGCCGAGGGCAGATCCTCCGCCCGCTGGAGGCCGCGCTGGACGACTTCGTCCGTCATTCCGAAACGATCGCGCGCTGACCTGCCCGGGCCCGTTGATTTGAACCGCGCGCCCGCTCGTGCTTTGACATGGGCGAAGCAAGGAGCCCGACCCGCCGCCATGCCGATTTCCCACTGGCCGCAGCGCCTCTACCTCGTTCGCCACGGGCAGAGCCAGGGCAATGTCGCGCGCGACCGGTCCGAGGCGCAGGGGCTGGCGACCATCGGGCTCGACATGCGCGACGTCGACGTGCCCCTGTCCGACTTCGGCCATCGCCAGGCCGCCGCTGCCGGCCGCTGGTTCGCGGCTCTACCAGACGAGGAGAAGCCGGAGGTCATCCTTTCCTCGCCCTACCTTCGCGCGCGCCAGACCGCCCGGGCGATCTGCGAGGCGGGCGGCCTCGCTGGCGGCCGGGCCCGCACCGTCATCGACGAGCGCTTGCGCGAGCGTGAATTCGGCGTATTCGACGGCCTTACCAGCCTCGGCATCCGCCAGAAATATCCGGAGGAAGCCGCCCACCGGAACCGGCTCGGCAAATTCTACCATCGCCCGCCCGGCGGCGAGAGCTGGGCCGACGTCATCCTCCGCCTTCGCTCGGCGATGAACTCGATCAATCTCCATTATAACGGCCGGCGCGTGCTGATCGTCTGCCACCAGGTGGTGGTGCTGTGCATGCGCTACGTGCTGGAAGAGCTGGAGGAGACGGAGATCCTCGGCATCGACAAGGCCGCCGACATCCTCAACTGCGGCATCTGCGCCTTCGACTTCACGGTCCACGACCTCGACTGCGTGCCGCGCCTCGCGTTGTGGAACCATGCCGCCCCGCTGGAGGAAGAAGGCGCACCGGTGACCGACGCCCCGGACAAGATCGCCGGCAGCCGGTGAGCGCTCCGGTCGCGCTCGACGCGGAGACCCTGAAGCGCTTCCCGCTCCCTGTCATCGCCAGCGGCGACAAGGATGCGCGCGGCTCCATCCTGCTTATTGCCGGAAGCCGCGAAGTGGCCGGCGCCGCCCTGCTGACCGCCATGGGTGCGATGCGCGCCGGTGCCGGACGGCTGCAGATCATGACCGTCGCCAGTGCCGCGCCCGGCCTGTCCGTCTCCATGCCCGAAGCGATGGTCACCGGTCTTGCCGAAGGCCGCGACGGCGGCTTTGCGCCTTCGACGGTCAAGCCGCTGGCCGACCGCGCGGCCGAAGCCGACGTGGTGGTCGCCGGACCCGGGATGCGCGGCAATGCCGGTTGCGCGAAGCTCGCAGCGGCGCTTGCCGGCAAGGGGCACAAGCTCGTCCTCGACGCCGCCCTGCTCCATGCCCTGCCCAAGCGTCAGTCCGACATCGCCCGCTCGGACTGCCCGACCATCCTCCTTCCCCATGCCGGCGAGATGGCGAGCCTGCTCGGCTGCGACGAGGAGGAGGTGGAAGCCGATCCCGTCCGCGCCGGCCGCGACTGCGCCGACCGCTACGATGCGGTGACCCTGGTCAAGGGCGTCCAGAGCCACATCGTGTCGCCGGACGGGCAGGTCTTCCGCTACGAAGGCGGCGGACCCGGCCTCGGCGTCTCAGGCTCCGGCGACACGCTGGCCGGCATCGTCGGCGGCCTCCTCACCCGCGGCGCCGATCCGCTTACCGCCCTACTGTGGGGCGTCTGGTGCCACGGCGAGGCCGGCCGCCGCCTCGGCAAGCGGATCGGGACATTGGGCTATCTCGCCCGCGAAATACCGGACGAGGTGCCCGGCATCCTGCGCGACGGGGGTCAGCTCACCCCGTAATCGTCGAGCTCGTCGCCGACCACGCGCACCACGTGCAGCACGTTGGTCGACCCCGCCGTCCCGAACGGAACGCCGGCAAGGACGATGATCCGGTCGCCGCCGGCACCAAGCTTGTGGCGGAGGACCATGCGCTTGGCCTTGCCGACCATCTCCTCGAAGCTGGCGACGTCGCGGGTGTGGACAGCGTGGACGCCCCAAACCAGGCCCATGCGCCGAGCGACGGTGCGACTGGCGGTCATGACCAGCAGCGACACCGGGCCGCGCTCGCGGGCGATGCGGCGGGCGGTCGACCCGGTCGACGTGTAGCAGACCATCGCCGCCACCTTGACCGTATTCGCGATGTTGCCGGCGCTTTCGGCAAGCGCGTCGGCGGTGGTCGGCTCGGCGGGCGTCGCGGTGAAGTGGACGCGCGCCGCATAGTTGGGGTCGGCTTCGACCGAGCGGCCGATCCGGTCCATCATATGCACCGCCTCGATCGGGAACTGGCCGGCCGCGCTTTCGGCCGACAGCATGATCGCATCCGCGCCGTCGTAGATGGCATTGGCCACGTCGCTCACCTCCGCCCGGGTCGGGGTCGGCGAGGTGATCATGCTTTCCAGCATCTGGGTCGCGACCACCACCGGCTTGCCGAGCTCGCGGGCGCGGGCGACGATCATCTTCTGCAGCGGCGGAACGGCCTCGGCCGGAAGCTCGACGCCAAGGTCGCCGCGCGCGACCATCACCGCGTCGGCATGCTCAAGGATGCCCTCGAGCCGCTCGATCGCCGCCGGCTTCTCGATCTTGACCAGCAATGCGGCCTTGTCGCCGATCAGCTGACGCGCCTCGATCACGTCCTCGGGCCGCTGGACGAAGGACAAAGCGATGTAATCGGCGCCCTGGGCGAGGGCGAACTGGAGGTCGTCGCGATCCTTCTCGGTCAGCGCCGGGATCGGCACCAGCACGTCGGGGACGTTGACGCCCTTGTTGTCGCTGACCTTGCCGCCAACCTCGACGATGGTCTCGATCCGGGTGGCGGAGACGGCGGCGGCGCGAAGCCGGATCTTGCCGTCGTCGATCAGCAGCTGGTCGCCCTCGCGCACCGCCTCGAACAGCTCCGGATGGGGAAGCTCGACCCGGCCCGAGTCGCCGGGCGCGGTATCGGCGTCGAGGATGAAGCGCCCGCCCGTTTCCAGCATCGCCGTGCCGCCGGCGAAGCGGCCGACGCGAAGCTTTGGCCCCTGGAGGTCGAACAGGATGCAGGTCGGCCGCTTGTATTCCGCCTCGAGGCTGCGGATCGCCTCGACGAGCGCCGTCTTGGCCGCCTGGTCACCATGGCTCATGTTGATGCGGAAGGCGTCGGCCCCGCATTCCATCAGCTTGGCGATCATTTCGCGGCTGCTGGACGCCGGCCCCAGCGTCGCCAGGATCCTGACCTTGCGTCCGCGCGGACCCACCGACATCGCCACTTAGCTCATACTCCGCTGATGTTGCCGGCTTGCCATAGCGGCGGACGGGCGGGTTTCAACCGCTTGGCGGCGCGGACCCGCTTGTCTAAGGCCCCCCGCGCATACCTATTCACCGGGGAGGATGATTCATGTCCGACGGCAACGTCGCGGCCGACCAGTTGCGCCTGTTCATCGAGCGCATCGAGCGGCTCGAGGAAGAGAAGAAGGGCGTCGCCGACGACATCAAGGATGTCTACGCCGAAGCCAAGGCCAATGGCTACGACACCAAGACGATGCGTAAGGTGGTCGGCCTCAGGAAGATGGAAAAGCACGCCCGCGACGAGGCCGATGCCCTGCTCGAGACCTATCGCAACGCGCTCGGCCTCCATTAGGACGGCCTCGAGCCCAGCGAAGATCGGCGGCTGACCCGGCTCCATGCGTGGCGTCACGCATGGAGCCGGCGGATCTTGCCGCCGTTCCGGGCCGCTAGCGGCTAGCCGACCCACTGCTGCTGCCAAATCAATGCATTAGTGTCAGTAACTTGTAACCAAGCCGGGCCAAGGCCGCGACGGGATATCCGAGCATCGCGACGAACTCCACCTGCCGCCATGGGGGCGGCCGGCGACGGCGGGTGCGCATTTCAGGGGTAGAGTGTGGGCAAGACCTATTTCCGGCTGAGCAACGGCAACTTCTTCCAGGACTGGAGCGACGACGCGCTCATCACCGGCAACGATGACTGGAGCAAGGTCGCCAGCATCGTGGGCTATCTCGGCAATGGCATGGTCGGCTCGTCGACCGGCGTAAATCCGGCCACGGTCACCGGCGACAGCATCGACGTCGACGTCATCGCCAACCAGACCAATCCCAACACCAACACCAGCGGCGGCGTGGCCGAGTTCCGGATCGCCGACCCGACCGTCGCCCTGCAGGGGTCCGGAACGGCCGGCGCCCCGTACCTTGCCCTCTACCTGGACGCGAGCGGGCGGGAGAACATCACCCTCAGCTTTATCGCGCGCGACATCGACGGCAGCGGCGACAATGCGGTCCAGCCGCTCGCCGTCCAGTACCGGATCGGCGACAGCGGGACATGGATCACCGTTCCCGCGGGGTCGATCGCCGACGCCTCGACCGGGCCCGGCCTCGCCACCGCCAGCACCGCCGTGAGCGTCACCCTGCCCGCCGCCGCCAACAATGCGGCCGAACTGCAGATCCGAATCATCACCACCAACGCTTCGGGCAGCGACGAGTGGATCGGGATCGACGACATCTCGGTCGTCAGCAACGCATTCACCGAAGCCGCCCCCGGCATCCTCTCGATCGGCGACGCGACCCTCGTCGAAGGTGACGACGGCAGTGCCGACATGCTGTTCACCGTCACCCGCGCCGGCGGCAGCGACGGCGCCGTCTCGGCCGACTGGAGCGTCCTGCTTGACGGCACCGCCACGGCAGCGGACCTCGGCAGCCCGCTTGCCGGCACCGTCAGCTTCGCTGCTGGCGAGACCAGCGCGACCATCCGCGTGCCCGTGGCCGGCGACCGTGTCGGCGAAAACGGCGAGACCTTCTCCGTTCAGCTCACTGCGCCGAGCGGCGGCGCGACCATCGGCGATGGCACCGCCACCGGCACCATCGCCAACGACGACCTCCCGCCCGTCGCCAACGTCTTCATCAACGAGATCAACTATGATCCGGCGGGCACCGACACGGGCGAGTTCATCGATCTGACCGGTCTCGCCGGCACGGATCTGACCGGCTGGAGCGTCGTCCTCTACAACGGCAACGGCGGCGCCCCCTACGGCACGCAGAAGCTGTCCGGAATGCTCGCCGACAGCGCCAACGGCTTTGGCTTCCGCTCCGTCTCCTATCCCTCGAACGGCATCCAGAACGGTTCGCCGGACGGCATCGCCCTGGTCGACCCGTTCGGCCGCGTGGTACAGTTCCTGAGCTACGAAGGCACGATGACCGCGGTCGGCGGCCCGGCCAACGGCCTCACGTCGACCGACATCGGCGTGTTCCAGG is from Sphingomonas sp. LHG3406-1 and encodes:
- a CDS encoding histidine phosphatase family protein, which produces MPISHWPQRLYLVRHGQSQGNVARDRSEAQGLATIGLDMRDVDVPLSDFGHRQAAAAGRWFAALPDEEKPEVILSSPYLRARQTARAICEAGGLAGGRARTVIDERLREREFGVFDGLTSLGIRQKYPEEAAHRNRLGKFYHRPPGGESWADVILRLRSAMNSINLHYNGRRVLIVCHQVVVLCMRYVLEELEETEILGIDKAADILNCGICAFDFTVHDLDCVPRLALWNHAAPLEEEGAPVTDAPDKIAGSR
- a CDS encoding NAD(P)H-hydrate dehydratase, with protein sequence MSAPVALDAETLKRFPLPVIASGDKDARGSILLIAGSREVAGAALLTAMGAMRAGAGRLQIMTVASAAPGLSVSMPEAMVTGLAEGRDGGFAPSTVKPLADRAAEADVVVAGPGMRGNAGCAKLAAALAGKGHKLVLDAALLHALPKRQSDIARSDCPTILLPHAGEMASLLGCDEEEVEADPVRAGRDCADRYDAVTLVKGVQSHIVSPDGQVFRYEGGGPGLGVSGSGDTLAGIVGGLLTRGADPLTALLWGVWCHGEAGRRLGKRIGTLGYLAREIPDEVPGILRDGGQLTP
- the pyk gene encoding pyruvate kinase, coding for MAMSVGPRGRKVRILATLGPASSSREMIAKLMECGADAFRINMSHGDQAAKTALVEAIRSLEAEYKRPTCILFDLQGPKLRVGRFAGGTAMLETGGRFILDADTAPGDSGRVELPHPELFEAVREGDQLLIDDGKIRLRAAAVSATRIETIVEVGGKVSDNKGVNVPDVLVPIPALTEKDRDDLQFALAQGADYIALSFVQRPEDVIEARQLIGDKAALLVKIEKPAAIERLEGILEHADAVMVARGDLGVELPAEAVPPLQKMIVARARELGKPVVVATQMLESMITSPTPTRAEVSDVANAIYDGADAIMLSAESAAGQFPIEAVHMMDRIGRSVEADPNYAARVHFTATPAEPTTADALAESAGNIANTVKVAAMVCYTSTGSTARRIARERGPVSLLVMTASRTVARRMGLVWGVHAVHTRDVASFEEMVGKAKRMVLRHKLGAGGDRIIVLAGVPFGTAGSTNVLHVVRVVGDELDDYGVS
- a CDS encoding DUF2312 domain-containing protein: MSDGNVAADQLRLFIERIERLEEEKKGVADDIKDVYAEAKANGYDTKTMRKVVGLRKMEKHARDEADALLETYRNALGLH